In Desulfobulbaceae bacterium, the DNA window TGGTATCGGCGCCAGGTCCGGGTTCGATCGAACATTCTTCAAGAGTTCAAGGCCGGTCATTTTTGGCATGTTCCAGTCAGAGATGATAAGGTCTATTTTCTCTTGCTTGAGCACACCCATTGCGGTCGTACCGTCATCAGCTTCAATGATGTGTTTGTAACCAAGCTGCGACAGAATATTTTTTAATATTCGGCGCATGGTCGCAAAATCATCGACAACTAAGACTTTCATGGATGTAATGTCTGGCATTTGAACTTCCTTCGTGCTATTTAAAATGACATCGCTTTTGCTGTAAACGCCATCAGTGCGCTGTCAAGATGATTTGCCCAGTTCCTGAGGTGGTGCTACAACTCACCTTCACCAATCATATATAAAAATATAGAACAAAATCAATTAAATTTTGTCGAAAAAATTAATTTACTGTTTTGGACAGGATCTGATCGTTTCCTTGGAAACCATCAAGTCATTAATGCTTTTTTAAGCTTTGAACGCAGCCGCAAAACAGCCTTGCTGTGCATTTGAGAAATACGTGACTCGGTATAGTCCAATACCAGGCCGATTTCCTTCATTGTCAACTCTTCAAAATAGTACAGGGATACGGTGAGCTTCTCTTTGTCGGGCAGGTCAGAGATTGCCTGAGCGACGAGATTGCGAATTTCTGCAAAGCTCAATGCTGCAAAAGGGTCTGTACTGTCAGAATTGAGCAAATCGGTTATTGTTGAGGCCTTCATCTCGGGTGAGCGCTGTTTGAGCAGCTCAATGTCCATGAATGTTACAGCCTTAGTTTCATCTAAAAGCTTATGGAACTCTTCCAGAGAAAGATCGAGGCTTTGCGCCATCTCTTCTTCTGTGGCAGGTCGGCCAAGCTTTTTTTCCATTAAGGAATAGGTTGCCTCCAACTGGGTGATTTTGCTTCGTACTGACCGGGGAACCCAGTCAAGGGCTCGAAGCTCATCAAGCATTGCGCCGCGTATGCGAAACTCCGCATAGGTTTTAAACTGTACGTTTTTTGAAAGGTCGAATTTGTCGATGGCGTCGATCAGGCCGATGATACCGCAACTGATAAGGTCATCAAGGGCGACATGGGCAGGCAGCCGTGAAGCGAGGCGAGTAGCAATGTATTTTATCAGGGGTGTATAGGTAAGGATTAACTCATCACGTTTTTCAGGGGTGAGCTTTCCTGATCCGGTAAAGTAGGCCCGAGTATAATCTTTAAATTTCTGCTGATTCTGTTTAGCCATCGCTGTGAAAGTCACTGTATCGAAAATATCTCAGTTAAATCTTCTGTGGACACATCTACGTTTAAAGTCAGCTTATTGTTCAAATATACGTTGCCAGAAAAATTTTATATTGCCGTCAGTTGCCAGTTCTGGACGATCTTCAAGCAGCTGGTTTGCAATTTTGCCAATCATTTTTGAGGCCGGTGTGTCCTTGAAAAGCTCTGTCACTAAGCGTTGGCTACGCACCGCTTTGATCAGATTTTTATCATACGGAATATATCCTAGAAAGTCCAGAGAAAGAGTGCCGAGAAATTGGTCACAGACAAGGGTGAGCTGGCGAAAAACTGCCAGTGCTTCTTTCTCGGTCGCGGCTTGATTTATGACAATTCTAAATTTTTTGACATCATGCTTGGACGAGAGGACTTTGATCAAGGCATAGGCATCTGTTAAGGCGGTGGGTTCCGGGGTCAGAATGACAATTCGTTCCTGGGCGACCAGATTGAAATAGACAACATTTTCATTGATGCCGGCGGCAGTGTCAATCAGCAGTATATCTATGCGTTTGCCAACCTCTTCCATCTCGGCCAGGAAATACATCTTCTGGCTTTCTGAAAGGGTAGCGAGTTCCATGATCCCTGAACTGCCGGGCAGTATTTGAATACCTCCCGGCCCTTCAATGATAACTTCGTCAAGGCTTCTTTCCCCCATAAGGACGTGGTGGAGGTTGTATTGGGGGGTCAGCCCCAGAAGAATATCGACATTGGCCAGGTTGATATCGGCATCAAGGATAAGAACCTTTTTTCCTTGGGTGGCCAGCTTATAACCCAGATTTGTAGTGAGGTTGGACTTGCCAACGCCACCTTTGCCGCTGGTCACACTCAGAACTCGGGGCGGTTCCAGTACTTGCCCCCTTGTTTTAGGTGTTGATGTGGTCGATATGTTCATTATTTTTTCCAATGTGTCTGCCTGATTCATTATTTTCTCAAGTTTTGGTGTAGGGGTTTATGCATTTATTAGTGAGAAGTCTGGGACTGAACGAATGCAGTCGCGGCATCCCAGCCATTTTTAAACAACGTATCAAGGTAATCCTTATTTGCGACCATGAAGTCCTCCGGAACCCTTTGGCCCGTGCATAAATAGCTGATCGGTAACGACGAGGCCACGACTTGCTGGCATAAGGCAGCATATGCTCTTGTTTCATCAAGTTTTGTGAGAATCAAACTCGCGGTTGAAAGAGTGGAGTACGATGTGATCATTGTTTGTAAATCTTCTTTTTTGGTAGTTGCACTTAAAACAAGGTGTGGTTCAAGTCCTGTGCAGGGTGCAAACCACTCTTGGAGTTCATTAATGTGGCCGGTGTCATAGGGGCTTTTTCCGGCTGTATCAATAATAATAACATCCTTGTCGCTGTGTTTTTCCAGGGCGGCAACAAGGTCTTTTTTTCGTAGGGCAATTTCACAGGGTAGGCGCATAATCTTCGCATAGGCACGCAGCTGGTCAGTGGCGCCAATTCTGTAACAGTCCATGGATAAAAGGGCAACGCGTTTACCAGCTCTGAGACTGTACCAAGCGGCCATTTTAGCGGTAGTTGTCGTCTTTCCAACTCCGGTGGCCCCAACCAAGGCCATAATCTTAGGTGTCTGATTCGCATCCGGAACGTGAAGCTTTTCAA includes these proteins:
- a CDS encoding FliA/WhiG family RNA polymerase sigma factor; this translates as MAKQNQQKFKDYTRAYFTGSGKLTPEKRDELILTYTPLIKYIATRLASRLPAHVALDDLISCGIIGLIDAIDKFDLSKNVQFKTYAEFRIRGAMLDELRALDWVPRSVRSKITQLEATYSLMEKKLGRPATEEEMAQSLDLSLEEFHKLLDETKAVTFMDIELLKQRSPEMKASTITDLLNSDSTDPFAALSFAEIRNLVAQAISDLPDKEKLTVSLYYFEELTMKEIGLVLDYTESRISQMHSKAVLRLRSKLKKALMT
- a CDS encoding response regulator, whose amino-acid sequence is MPDITSMKVLVVDDFATMRRILKNILSQLGYKHIIEADDGTTAMGVLKQEKIDLIISDWNMPKMTGLELLKNVRSNPDLAPIPFIMVTAEAQQDNIILAVKAKVSQYIVKPFTADTLGEKIKKVL
- a CDS encoding MinD/ParA family protein, translated to MNQADTLEKIMNISTTSTPKTRGQVLEPPRVLSVTSGKGGVGKSNLTTNLGYKLATQGKKVLILDADINLANVDILLGLTPQYNLHHVLMGERSLDEVIIEGPGGIQILPGSSGIMELATLSESQKMYFLAEMEEVGKRIDILLIDTAAGINENVVYFNLVAQERIVILTPEPTALTDAYALIKVLSSKHDVKKFRIVINQAATEKEALAVFRQLTLVCDQFLGTLSLDFLGYIPYDKNLIKAVRSQRLVTELFKDTPASKMIGKIANQLLEDRPELATDGNIKFFWQRIFEQ
- the flhF gene encoding flagellar biosynthesis protein FlhF: MRIKRFEAKNTTTALAMIKSEMGDDAVILATRSIGKKNGKTQMVEVVAAMDYDIEEIAMNDAEAGVAGSKSAYGYHSVRAKHRVPDSTLSSPSTTRRTLTSSVNDVARSESHDMRLRFANLLPQPPPPAEPVRLSSDLRPLTARKPVTRPDQQAVKLWRDQLIEKLHVPDANQTPKIMALVGATGVGKTTTTAKMAAWYSLRAGKRVALLSMDCYRIGATDQLRAYAKIMRLPCEIALRKKDLVAALEKHSDKDVIIIDTAGKSPYDTGHINELQEWFAPCTGLEPHLVLSATTKKEDLQTMITSYSTLSTASLILTKLDETRAYAALCQQVVASSLPISYLCTGQRVPEDFMVANKDYLDTLFKNGWDAATAFVQSQTSH